In Juglans microcarpa x Juglans regia isolate MS1-56 chromosome 7D, Jm3101_v1.0, whole genome shotgun sequence, the following are encoded in one genomic region:
- the LOC121238623 gene encoding 60S acidic ribosomal protein P2-4-like, with translation MKVIAAYLLAVLGGNISPSAENLKDILGSVGAEVDEDKIELLLSEVKGKDITELIASGREKLASVPSGGGGAVAVAATGGGGGAAAAAEPKKEEKVEEKEESDDDMGFSLFD, from the exons atgaaGGTGATAGCTGCGTATTTGCTGGCTGTTTTGGGAGGGAACATCAGCCCTTCAGCTGAGAATTTGAAAGACATCCTGGGATCCG TTGGAGCTGAAGTTGATGAGGATAAGATTGAGCTGCTCCTGTCTGAGGTGAAGGGTAAAGACATTACTGAGCTTATTGCATCTGGAAGAGAGAAATTGGCATCTGTCCcttctggtggtggtggtgctgtTGCAGTTGCAGCAAcaggtggtggtggcggtgcTGCTGCTGCAGCAGAGccaaagaaagaggaaaaggtGGAAGAGAAAGAGGAATCAGACGAT GATATGGGCTTCAGTCTGTTTGATTGA
- the LOC121238622 gene encoding serine/threonine-protein kinase D6PK-like — protein sequence MLLGPIGTKAGHMAHSHTAGPFRPSPTFKNLSLSFSVLHSFVHQPFPSSAKGGSTSAPIFFTTMQPCVDDVSDDIDNLSINSTTTSATTTTTTTTTTTISTPNETKCSTSSGSETTTWTAFSHASFSAKPHAPSHDPCWTAIRRMKSENPATLGLEDLRFLHRLGSGDIGSVYLVELKGGNGCMFAAKVMDKKELVTRNKDDRARIEREILEILDHPFLPRLYATLETPRWSCLLTEFCPGGDLHVIRQNQPEKRFDEAAVRFYASEVVVALEYLHMMGIIYRDLKPENVLVRSDGHIMLTDFDLSLKGDSSTSTAQLVSDQNPQVQNSTNEYQNDPHSFDTSSCILPNCIAPAVSCFHPKRKRKKRSDHHGTLEIVAEPIDVRSMSFVGTHEYLAPEIVSGEGHGSAVDWWTLGIFMYEMFYGVTPFKGIGHDLTLTNIVARALQFPKEPTVPGSAKDLMVQLLMKDPTRRMGSTMGATAIKHHSFFDGVNWALLRCAKPPYIPRPVTHRDFVPADKGTGNSVEYY from the exons ATGCTATTGGGCCCTATTGGAACAAAAGCCGGCCATATGGCCCATTCTCACACTGCCGGCCCGTTCCGTCCTTCCCCAACCTTCAAAAACCTCTCCCTCTCATTTTCTGTTCTCCACTCTTTCGTCCATCAGCCATTTCCCTCTTCTGCAAAGGGTGGCTCCACCTCCGCCCCCATCTTTTTTACCACCATGCAACCATGTGTCGATGATGTCTCCGACGATATTGACAACCTTAGCATCAATTCTACCACCACTTCTGCTACCACAACTACCACTACGACGACCACCACTACCATTAGTACTCCCAATGAAACTAAGTGCAGCACGAGTTCAGGTTCTGAAACAACCACATGGACCGCCTTCAGCCACGCCTCCTTCTCCGCCAAGCCTCACGCGCCCTCCCACGATCCATGTTGGACGGCAATCCGTCGCATGAAATCCGAAAACCCCGCAACGCTCGGCCTCGAGGACCTCCGCTTCCTCCACCGCCTCGGCAGCGGCGACATAGGCAGCGTGTATCTGGTGGAGCTAAAGGGTGGCAACGGGTGCATGTTCGCGGCCAAGGTGATGGACAAGAAAGAGCTGGTCACCAGGAACAAGGACGATAGGGCAAGAATAGAGAGGGAAATACTGGAAATCTTGGACCATCCTTTTCTGCCTAGGCTTTATGCCACCTTGGAAACGCCAAGGTGGTCTTGTCTGCTGACCGAGTTCTGTCCCGGCGGCGACCTCCATGTTATCCGTCAAAACCAACCGGAAAAAAGGTTCGACGAGGCAGCCGTACG GTTTTATGCTTCAGAAGTTGTGGTTGCCCTAGAATACCTGCACATGATGGGTATTATCTATCGGGATCTTAAACCTGAAAATGTACTAGTGAGATCGGACGGTCACATAATGCTAACGGATTTTGATCTCTCCCTTAAAGGTGACAGTTCTACATCAACAGCTCAACTTGTTTCTGACCAAAACCCTCAAGTTCAAAATTCTACCAACGAATACCAGAATGACCCTCATTCGTTTGATACCTCATCATGTATTTTACCCAATTGTATTGCGCCAGCTGTATCATGCTTTCATCCAAAACGCAAGCGTAAGAAGAGGTCAGATCATCATGGGACCCTCGAGATTGTGGCAGAACCAATTGACGTCCGATCAATGTCATTTGTGGGGACCCATGAGTACTTGGCGCCGGAGATTGTTTCTGGGGAAGGACATGGCAGTGCAGTAGATTGGTGGACACTCGGGATTTTCATGTATGAAATGTTCTATGGGGTGACACCCTTTAAGGGTATTGGCCATGATTTGACCCTAACAAACATAGTGGCAAGGGCCCTACAATTTCCAAAGGAACCAACTGTACCTGGCTCGGCTAAGGACTTGATGGTACAACTTTTAATGAAGGACCCCACTAGGAGAATGGGGTCTACAATGGGTGCTACGGCAATTAAACACCATTCATTCTTTGATGGGGTTAATTGGGCATTGCTAAGATGTGCAAAGCCACCCTACATTCCACGTCCGGTGACTCACCGGGACTTTGTCCCGGCCGACAAGGGTACAGGCAATTCGGTAGAGTATTATTAG